The window aATCGCATCGCTTACCCTATTTGACACGTTGGAAGTGCCTTTTCTACAGAGAGATGACGTCCCATTGAAAGGTAGGAGGCgtagtatgaggatgttataatgcctttgtatcgctccatggcaccttgactattgtgttcaattctggtcgccgcatctcaaaaaagatatagtggaattagaaaaggtacagagaagagcgacgaaaatgataaaggggatgggaagattttcctatgaggaaaggctaaagcagctagggctcttcagcttggagaaaaggctgctgaggggagatatgatagaggtctataaaataatgagtggagttgaacgggtagttgtgaagcgtctgtttacgctttccaaaaatactaggactaggggacatgcgatgaagctacaatgtagtaaatttaaaacaaatcggagaaaagttttcttcactcaacatgtaattaaactctgaaattcattgccagagaatgtggtaaaggcggttagcttagtggagtttaaaaatggtttggatagcttcctaaaggaaaagtccatagaccgttattaaatggacttggggaaaatccactatttctgggataagcagtatagaatgttttgtacttttttgggatcttgccaggtacataagtacataagtaatgccacactgggaaaagaccaagagtccatcgagcccagcatcctgtccacgacagcggccaatccaagccaagggcacctggcaagcttcccaaacatacaaacattctatatatgttattcctggaattgtggatttttcacaagtccattttgtagtggtttatagacttgtcctttaggaaaccgtctaacccctttttaaactctgccaagctaacagccttcaccacattctctggcaacgaattccagagtttaattatgcgttgggtgaagaaacattttctccgatttgttttaaatttactacactgtagtttcatcgcatgccccctagtcctagtatttttggaaagcgtgaacagacgcttcacatccacctgttccactccactcattattttatatacctctatcatgtctcccctcagtcgtctcttctccaagctgaaaagccctagcctccttagtctttcctcatagggaagttgtcccatccccactatcattttagtcgcccttcgctgcaccttttccaattctactatatctttcttgagatgcggcgaccagaattgaacacaatactcaaggtgcggtcacaccatggagcgatataacggattggccactgttggaaacaggatgctgggcttgatggacctttggtctttcctagtatggcaatacttatgtacttaacaagaTAGACACTTTTCAGGTTCATAAATTGCTATGTTTGCCAAAAataggatttagatgtcatatcaaaaatgcccctttttgtcttcTACAGACTAGGAATAACAACTATATGTTCAACAAATCAAAACTCATGAAAACATTTCCTCACCTCCCCCAagccctcctctttttttttttttttttttttgcgggggtgggagggagtggtTTACATCCGCAAGTACCACAGCAAGATAAATTTGTAACAgctgccaggggtgtgctggtaaattgttaacagggggctctctctcgccagcaaagtaaaagagaattcaggtggggcccaagcccacattttggaatccatttgttaaagtagccatggagaaccggctcccaaaattcttaaaaacttaacaaacggctctcgagagcctgctccagcacaccactgattacagCTCCCAACAGCTTTCAAAAAGTGGTTTCATTTTGACAGATTTCATGGTGGTCAATCTTTCCATTAGAATAACATAATGCAATCTTTAGTACCACTTCTTTATAGCAGGCAACTATACAAAATGTTTTGATTTTGTAGTTCTATCATGTGATAGCCTTCATTTAACCAACACCGAGCTGGTGTTAAGTGGCATGCCCAGTATTTTAGTGATTTTAAATACATCAATTATTGAGTACATGGGATTAATAAGAAAATCTGTTATTAATATATCTTTTGAGTGTTACTGAACACTGTTCTTTTTCTCTGCAGAGGGTGATAGACGTATTACACAGGTATGAATTTGTTACTTTCTATGCTATGGGATAGTTCTCTGAGTTCCCTGTTTGAGATGGAAGTTCGAAGTTATTCAATAAACTCTGAAGAACTAGGCTCACAGACTCCACATAAAATACCACCAATAGTCTGTTTATTGGCAcgcaatatatattttattattataaaataggaaaagacttcagtaaaGTAGTGCtaccttcttcctttctttcttagTAGCTACTACAACCAACCATCATCAGTCAAAAACCTCCCTTTTCCCATACTTATCTAAATTTTTACTTAAATTGTTCACTTTTTTAATTAAATAGTTCACTCTTTTCTCTGAAGTAGATCAAAAGGTTAAACTTAGCtttaatttattttagttacatttgtatcccgcgctttcccactcatggcaggctcaatgcggcttacatggggcaatggagggttaagtgacttgcccagagtcacaaggagctgcctgtgcctgaagtgggaatcgaactcagttcctcagttccccaggaccaaagtccaccaccctaaccactaggccactcctccactgttgctactatttgagattctacatggaatgttgctattccaccaatgtggccgcgcaggcttctgcttctgtgagtctgacgtcctgcacgtacgtgcaggacgtcagactcacagaaacagaagcctgcgcagccttctacatggaatgttgctagtggaatagcaacattccatctagaatctccaatagtagcaacattccatctagaatctccagtagtatctattttatttttgctatatttgtaccctgcgctttcccactcatggcaggctcaatgcggcttacatggggcaatggagggttaagtgacttgcccagagtcacaaggagctgcctgtgcctgaagtgggaatcgaattcagttccccaggaccaaagtccaccaccctaaccactaggccactcctccactgttgctactatttgagattctacatggaatgttgctattccaccaatgtggccgcgcaggattctgcttctgtgagtctgacgtcctgcacgtacgtgcaggacgtcagactcacagaaacagaagcctgcgcagccttctacatggaatgttgctagtggaatagcaacattccatgtagaatctccaatagtagcaacattccatgtagaatctccagtagtatctattttatttttgctacatttgtaccctgcgctttcccactcatggcaggctcaatgcggcttacatggggcaatggagggttaagtgacttgcccagagtcacaaggagctgcctgtgcctgaagtgggaatcaaactcagttcctcagttccccaggaccaaagtccaccaccctaaccactaggccactcctccactgttgctactatttgagattctacatggaatgttgctattccaccaatgtggccgtgcaggattctgcttctgtgagtctgacgtcctgcacgtacgtgcaggacgtcagactcacagaaacagaagcctgcgcagccttctacatggaatgttgctagtggaatagcaacattccatgtagaatctccaatagtagcaacattccatgtagaatctccagtagtatctattttatttttgctacatttgtaccctgcgctttcccactcatggcaggctcaatgcggcttacatggggcaatggagggttaagtgacttgcccagagtcacaaggagctgcctgtgcctgaagtgggaatccaactcagttcctcaggaccaaagtccaccaccctaaccactaggccactcctcatctcTTCTGACTGACAGTGTTCGCTTCTCAGCTGTCCAAACTAGCGGCTTAAATACAACAATCGCTTAATGGAGCCCCCTCCGTTTCACTAAACATACCTTCTTTAGGAGCTGCCGCTTTAGCCTAGCATCTTTTCTGCTGTATGTTCAGTCGACCTGTTTTCACCTGCATCTCTCTCGACTAACTGGCATTTCTTCAATGTCTTGCCACATAGAATTGGTGGCTAGATTAAACCACTGAGAATGTGTTCTTCTTGTAGGGGCAGCTCCATGAATTTTCCACAGCCAGAAGTCGTTCATTGTGGGCTTAAAAAGACCAGCAGTGGTGTCATGTGCCAAAACATTGCTCTGAATAATataaaaaagaaactaaaaggtaAGAACAACACAGCCGTTTCTATGTTTGTTCAGTATGAAATATTTTCATGCACGAAAGTAAATATTTTCATAGAGGGCCATCTGAGTGCAACAATTTTCCTTCGCTATTTTTCTTTGCATACAGTATCCTCTCACAAAAAAGGAATCCCATCTCAAAAATCTGTCTTTCTGCCAGGTACAAtatggcccagatgcactaaaccttaacgaccctttactgacccttaacgaagaaattttcaaccgtagcatgcatcaaaggccaCTTTCCGaccacgctagcagctaacgaaaacggaatgcaaacgagaaactatcattgaaatgtggacagttcggaatgcactaaccataccgacgattgcaacgaatcatctaCTGTCCGAAAtttaacgtgagctcagacctgtcgttaaggcctgagctgtcatctccccgctgccccctgcaccttAAAAATCCCCTGgtgtgtttaaaaagaaaagtgagatgaaggacagggagatatgcatggtgataaaagggtgacaaagcagtacaatctccttgtccctcatccacccggccCTCCTTATCCCTCAcgtaacccaccctcatcctgttagactgtcactgaaatgctttgatgtttcactcatatacaCTGTGTCATgctcagccgccagatccgcaccactctttctcagtctcttcctttctttaccaagcacgcccttcactcccgagtcgacagtctgcaatcagggtctccggacaacaggcaaatcaccagaagtgctttattatctcctgagtacatttactctgctttaaggcttcacaggcctttccctctcctcagcgtagctccacttttaaacacagttcattggagccctgcttgcaatacagttcagcttgggcctgctttccacacagttcactttggccctgctttcaatatggttttccccagcactgcttctaatccagtacttagtagcactgctctttcccacagttaatgagcactgctcacaattcagttcagttagcaatgttttcctcctcaattcagttttagcactgctttcaaacacagtttagtttagcattgccttcaaacacagttcatcttagaaatgaaattaaacagttcaattcagtggcaatatggtctaagtcactttctcactcttagacctaatgacccacctccctcgtttgtcagcacaaaaccgcctgacatccacccactgggtcaattcaccaaggcttcattcactctctccagttcagttcataactcactttaagagccctccaccagcacctccatttcctcctcattctcccctccttccacctcctccagttccattctctcctccccttcctcctggtctaggggctcctccattcccccatctgattccatctcccaatcacaccccggctcctccctcccttgcatagattcttctcccttcacctgatctgtctgctggtgctgcactgccttctggggcttgtagtttcttagctcctggcttctctgacactgccctgccttctgggctttgtagttccttggttctgaatctctctggtgctgcactgccttctggggcttgtagtttctttgctcttcacaactgtcatctaccaacgtttgcttatttctgatctgacgaagaagggccaaCCTTCgagagctaatcaagaaatgtactaagttatgtccaataaaaaaggtatcatcttattttcttttccatattttattttatttctattgattacttttaaacgtggactaacatggctactgcATCTCTCTTTTTCTTACTTAAGATGTAACTAAGCTCTTGGAAATTTGTAATattgttgtttatgtgatgaatCATATGAAAAGTGataccttttgaaaatgaaatgacTTAAAATCATTGGGGAAAACAAATTttacataaaattttaaaaaaagtagaAAATGTGAACTTTTCTATCCAAAATAAGACATAAGGTGACTGGAGGTCAGACTGTATGTCCGCAGTAAGAAGTGGATGTGTATGATGGTGTGATTAGGTTTCAGACTGTGTGTCTGGAGGGGGTAATTAGAGTATATGTGTCAGAGACTGATAGTGTAACGCATTAGTGCTTGCAGTGTGAGTGGTATACAGATCAGACAATACCAATATATTTGTAGCAATTTGATCACTAATGTCCGTACTGTATGTCTTTTTGCACTGCAGGGGGCGCTAAAGTATTCACCCAGCTAGTATCCATGAACTGCAGGCTTATTTCAGATTGTCTAGTAATGAAATGCCTCTTTTCTTTCCCAGTCTCTGAAGTATCTTTGAGTCTGGATCCACAAACGGTTAATCCTTATCTCTTCCTTTCTGGTGATCAGAAAATTGTGAGCTGGGGAAACACTGAACAGGCACTGCAAATGAATCCCAAGAGATTTGATGATTACCCGTGTGTTCTGGGCTCTGAAGGCTTCACCTCTGGGAAACATTACTGGGTAGTCCAGGTGAATAAAGGGATAAACTGGTCTATGGGAGTTGCCAACATGTCTGTGAGCAGGAAGCTTGACAAAAGGACTAACCAGCCATATTTTGTACAAACATATGATGGGTTCAGAACTATTTTGCATGAAAGCATTCCTATAAAGAGAGCCCCCCAGAAAGGGGATATGGAAGAATCACCTGAGAGAGGAATCTGGGCTCTGGAGCATTGGAAAGGCCAGTACCAAGCTCTCAGCAACCCTGTGACCCCTCTGAGCCTGATCAAACCCCAGATCCTGGGAATGTATCTGGATTATGATGGAGGAGAGCTGTCCTTTTACAATGCAGATACCGAAGAGCACATTTATACTTTTACTGCCTCATTTACTGAGAGAATCTTCCCGTACTTCTGTGTATGGAGTGGAACTCTAAAGATCTTTTGATCTTCTCAGCTTCAGAAACCAGTTAAAaccatttttcttttcaaaagctTTTGAGTCAGTGGGAGGTTTCATGGGtttatgaggtggaggggaagtACATGGCTatggaaacaatttttattgttttgtttgtagATATGAAGTTTGTGATGTATTTTATTACTTTGTAATCCACCAAGAATGCAGGATTGTGCGGAATAGACTtttcaaataaatacattcaACAGTAATTGCTTTATTCTTCTTAGGAAGTCCTCACATATTATCTGCATTATCTTAAGTCTCAAATACTGCCAAAGCTGACATAAAAGGCAATCTTCTAACAATGTGCCAATATTTTAAGCACAGTGGAGCCagtattcagaccgcgggaggcaGCCTAACTCCCTTGGTTGGCGGTGAGACTGGATATTTCAATGACGCAATGAATATttacagatagccagttatatcatgcagACCAAGAATATTCAGGAATGTTTAATTGCTCGCACATTCTTTAACTAGTGACTGATAAACTCTGTGTAATGTAATAGGTCAGGCTGTTTTTAGTTTATCCATTTATGAGTTCATTAATGTACTAGAAAACCCCATGTTTTTATCTTTAAAAGTGAGGGTCCTTCTTACCTCATGGCGTGTTTCTTGCTTTCTGTGTCACTGATGAATAaaattcaacaatttttttttaaagttacatttgtaccccatgctttcccactcatggcaggctcaatgcagcaggcaatggagggttaagggacttgcccagagtcactaggagctgtgcctgaagtgggaattgaactcagttccccaggaccagagtccaccaaccactaggccactcctccactagcaacattccatgttgttgttacatttgtaccccgcgctttcccactcatggcaggctcaatgcggcgaacatattatatacaggtacttatttgtacctggggcaatggagggttaagtgacttgcccagagtcacaaggagctgtgcctgaagtgggaatcgaactcagttccccaggaccagagttcaccaccctaaccattaggccactcctccactccttcagtGATTATCTAAAGAAACTAGTTTCTTGTTGGTTCTTCTGTGCAATGGTATCAGCCCCAACAGAATACCAACATTATCTTGTAAGTTTAGCTCTTTATTTCTAAataacccccttgtttactaagccgctctagtgctgacgcagcccattcactttgaatgggctgtgttggtgtTGCCGTGCGGCAGGccgttagcacagcttagtaaacggggattTAATATTAATACGCAAACAGTTCAAATGAATGCAAAAGTGTTGCAAACATTGGGTGAAAAGATTTGTTCCTGCAAAGTGGATATAGATTGTACCCTGCTGTATTCCTGCACAAAACTTTTATTTCTTTTCGTgtaattaatattattattactgtTGTCCGAATACATGCGTTGCAGTTTGCTTCTTTCTGAATAAAGTgcttcaagaaaaaagaaaaagcgaAAGCTTCACCACAACAGGCTTTTCTgatttctttctttattgtttgtgtgtgtgtgtgtgtgttttagtgTATGTTTGATTTGCTTACACTATTTATTAATATggcaaaagatcatcccgcaaattccttgatctgcacttccccagttgcaaaggaatgaaatacaaactaatgcatgtgtcaaacttcacctacttcaGCACAACTTGAAATCGATACACGAAATAACGAACCTCCGcgtactactgaagacccatctctttgaaagagcataccaaaaagatcaacccaaTTGAATATGCACGCCTATTTAATTTTAGAACTGTCTCCTAAAATCTGCTCGTATACGACTACTTTGCGTTtctcatcatgctgaccaagatcatgcaatactaaatgtttatattactaacattcttccactactcatgatgtattgtaagccactttgagcctgcaaagaggtgggataaggtgggatacaaatgcaacaaataaataaaataaataagaatagcaatactgggtaagaccaatggtccatctaacccagtattctgcttccaacagtggccaatccaggtcacaagtatctggcagaaacccaaatagtagcaatattccatgttaccaatcccagggcaaccagtggcttttccatgtctatcttaatagcagactatgtgtTTGTCCTCCAGGAACTGATCACTGCACTAacccttaggctactcctccactccagcattTGCCCTTCTTAATGTTCAGAAATCAGCTCCAATACAAAGCATGCACCTTCAACATGGAATTGGAATCAGTCAACGCTTTTTCCTAGTAGGCACATCCTCAACTCCTCTGTGTCTGCCTCTCCTTCAACCATGGGCACCTCTTTTTGCTAGCTCTGgcctattgttatagaatacacccggtccacatGTAATTTAAGCGTCAACATTTACAACAAGTAAAATGTGACTTACATGGACATTGACTAAATTTTAGTTACGTCAACGAGTGCTCATGTATTCAATAAACCTCACAGAAGtttggcttattctataaagtacatctaattcaaggctttttttttttcatttttgggctgattttttaggtgtgatatattgaatctagcccgAAATGCATGCAGAAGTGTTATTCTATATTAGGCaaatgccctttacagaatagcacttggcACTAAATTTGCTTAGCGTCCAACTTtcagcacgatttatagaattctcaTGTGATCTTGACTCCTAATATTAGGCACCAACTTATCGAATAAGGAGATAAAATTCCAACGCATTGCTGTAACAATTCAGGTAAATAAAAAAGCCATATTGTCTCTTCTCTCAAAAATATTAGAACAAGGGTTTCTTTAAAAATTTCCTCAGGGCTATCTTTACTTCCTTGTTTCTTATGCTGTAGATCAGAGGGTTCAACATCGGGATGATAACAGTGTAAATTACAGCCACCACTTTGTCTTGTTCCATGGAATAACTTGAGCTGGGACGTACATACATGAAGGAAATTGTCCCATAGAATAAGGTGACGGCAGTGATGTGGGAAGCACAGGTAGAGAatgctttcttccttccttccccagaACTGATTTTCAGTATGGTTGACAAAATACAGAAGTAAGAAACAAATATTATTAACAAGCAACACATAGAAATAGAACCAGTAAAGGTATTTAAAAGTGTTTCAATGGTTTTGGTACTGACGCAAGAAAGCTTTAAGAGCGGTGGGAGATCACAGAAAAAGTGGTTGATTTCATTAGATTTACAGTAGGGTAAATGTACTGCTGATATAACGTAGATGCAAGAGTGTAGAAATCCACCAATGTACGATAACACCACCAGCTGTAGGCACAATCTCTTTGACATTTTGGTTGAATAAAGCAATGGATTGTATATGGCAGCATACCGATCGTAAGCCATCACTGCAAGAAGAAGACATTCAGTAGTTCCAAGTGCTGCATAGAAATACAGTTGGGTGGCACAACCAGAAAAGGAAATTGTTGGGTTTGCAACAAGGAAATTGACAAGCATTTGGGGAGCAATGACAGATGAATGACAGGTGTCTACAAATGACAAATTGCTGATGAAAAAGTACATGGGTGTGTGAAGGTGAGGTATGAATCTAATAACTAGAATCATGCCAATGTTTCCTACGAGGGTTAGGATGTAGATTGTTAGAAACACCAGGAACAGTGTAAGCTTTTCCTCTGGGACATCAGTGAATCCTAGAAGAAGGAACCCAGTTACCAAAGTCTGATTTCCAATTTCTGTATCTTGCTCACTGGAAGAAAAATGAAGATGCAAGCAGAAGAATGGACACCAATGTTATGGCACATCAACAGTTTTAATCCTTACGTATTAAGCAGAGACAACTTGGAACTCTAATCTGCAATTCACTGGGTGCTATGATAATTAGCCTAGTTAAGAAAGACTCGGCACAAAGCGATGAGAATTTGCCTGCATATCTCTCAAAGTCAGTTTACAGTACATCTAATTTAAAGTCTATCTGCTGTTTGTGTTGGATCCATTTAAGGATTGTTTTATCCAAGCATAtgattaaaagtttttttgaccttttttgggggggcccctggtactttttgcttttgtttcttGGACTTTTGTTtctactttgttccctctctttgctaTATCCACACAAAAACAGAACATTCCTGGAAATGACAAGGAAAACAGCAAAATACCAACATTTCCTGGTGCACACACTTATTGGTTTTATGACCACCACAGCACACTAAGACAAAGTGTTCAAATTTCAATGATACCTAGGCAGTGACGTTTGAGGTGGCCATTGACTTTACGgtctgatgttagccacattgagcctgctggtaggtgggaaaatgtggggtataaatgttataaataaataaaatggaacgTGCATTGTGCACCTTTAGTATGGGATTATGTTGTCCtacgtgcatcattttgcacttgtccatTTTAAATTCTATCTGCCAATTAAACACCTCTGAGTCTTGCAAGGTCCTTCTGCAAGTCCACAAAATCTGTTCTTGACCTAATAACTTTGAAATCCTCATAAAGAATGTTCTTCTTCATTCTTTTTGTGTTTCCAAGCTACGCATTTACAATTGATCTAGAAAGACATTCGGTATGGGAAATCTAAGCATGATGGAGATCTCACCTCATAGCAGACTACTGGTATATTCTTGGCGGTAAAtgtatttctctctctttcattaACAACTCATTATCCTTTCCTAAATGTTCTAGAATACCGAAAGTGTAGCAAAGAGAAATATTTCCATCCTCGTTTAATTCAGCTGTGATATTTACGTCTTGTTATGTCAGATGCAGATTCACTTGATGTTGGTGATCAGTTGGGGTatttagctcaactcttcattatATAGTGAATGATATTGTAAACTCCAGTGGGAACAAACAGTAGCAAGGGAATGTCTGCTCATTATTGTATGTAGTCTTAATGCAGAATGCATATCATTTTCACTTCCGTCTCTGGATGGAATCATTTGCTCGAATTTCTACTGAGATTATAAGGTTATACATATAAGAAAGTTGATTTTATATCTTCAGAGATTATTATTAGAGAGCAGTTAAGTAGAAAACAAATAGCAATTTCAAAATTTTAATGTTGAATTACAGAGTTCCACCAAAAATGTACATTTAATAACCTGGCCAACTTCCAGTTAGCCAAGATAATATTCTGGGCAAGGGTGATGAGAGCATCAAAGAGTTTCTTATGATGATCAGGCAGGGATACATAAGGAGATTGTGATTTGAAAATAACTATAGAAGAGTAGTCCATAGTTAAATGGAATATTGATTGAATTATTTTTCATATATTTGACCAAAATGAATGAACACAGTCACATTCATAGAGCATATGTATCAAAGttccaacactactactactacttatcattt is drawn from Microcaecilia unicolor chromosome 14, aMicUni1.1, whole genome shotgun sequence and contains these coding sequences:
- the LOC115457715 gene encoding E3 ubiquitin-protein ligase TRIM39-like, which produces MAAASSAENLQEEATCSVCLDYFKDPVIVAACGHDFCRSCITQCWEGLDANFTCPQCRETFQQRVLIPNRKLANVTEITKQLLQKTVRKDSCCEKHNEVLKLFCEHDQKPICVVCGFSQEHKAHAMCLVEEAEQKYKADLEQCLQQLRSKLTDIQTQQSNEEENIVKVKIQEETQRKRITSEFEEMRQFLNVEEQVFLAKLKQEEKEILQTLNANISQLKEQSSSLKEQIAEIEEKCQQPAIEFLNRVIDVLHRGSSMNFPQPEVVHCGLKKTSSGVMCQNIALNNIKKKLKVSEVSLSLDPQTVNPYLFLSGDQKIVSWGNTEQALQMNPKRFDDYPCVLGSEGFTSGKHYWVVQVNKGINWSMGVANMSVSRKLDKRTNQPYFVQTYDGFRTILHESIPIKRAPQKGDMEESPERGIWALEHWKGQYQALSNPVTPLSLIKPQILGMYLDYDGGELSFYNADTEEHIYTFTASFTERIFPYFCVWSGTLKIF
- the LOC115457864 gene encoding olfactory receptor 5I1-like; amino-acid sequence: MILVIRFIPHLHTPMYFFISNLSFVDTCHSSVIAPQMLVNFLVANPTISFSGCATQLYFYAALGTTECLLLAVMAYDRYAAIYNPLLYSTKMSKRLCLQLVVLSYIGGFLHSCIYVISAVHLPYCKSNEINHFFCDLPPLLKLSCVSTKTIETLLNTFTGSISMCCLLIIFVSYFCILSTILKISSGEGRKKAFSTCASHITAVTLFYGTISFMYVRPSSSYSMEQDKVVAVIYTVIIPMLNPLIYSIRNKEVKIALRKFLKKPLF